The Ostrea edulis chromosome 1, xbOstEdul1.1, whole genome shotgun sequence genomic sequence tcgatctagtacgtcaatacaacctaacattgggtcaaatgctgtctgacgtgtttcataccgattgttaagccgttcttggcacactgattttgattgcggttaactccgtttacctgaacaggatgtagggctcacggcgggtgtgaccgtctgacaggggatgcttactcctcctaggtaccttatcccacctctggtgtgtccaggggtccgtgtttgcccaactatctattttgtattgattttaggaattatgagattgatcactgttcgttatcttcatcttccaTGATTTCATTTTGGATGTGCCTAAACGCGTGTTTTGAATTTGTCTACCTGTTGTACTTGTGGATAGCACACTCTAGACGGTGGGTGAACTTTCTGCTTCAATTGACAGGAGCGAGTCTGCTCGTATTTTGGTGACCACGGGGGAAGGTAGATTTTACAGTAATGGAATTGATGTGAACTGGCTGAAGACACAATCGAGAGACACCAGTGCAAAGTACTTCACCGCCCTGTTGGACACCATGTGGAGAGTCATACACTTCCCGCTCCCCACAGTGGCCGCCATTAACGGTAAGGCGTGAAAATGTTACAATGGAGGCATGAATAATCTGATAGCAGTTAATTAGGAAAATATagtttattaaaatgaaatcctCCCATTCTTGTAGTGTTCTATTAAGCCTTATTTGATCCCATTACTAGGACACTGTTTTGCTGGTGGAGCTTTCCTTGCACTGTGTCATGATTACCGAGTGATGCGGTCTGATCGCGGATGGATATCTTGGAATGAAACGTTGATTAGCCTTCGTATTCCAGGGCAGCTCTTTGAAATTTTAGAGtgagtttcattttttttaaacatttgaataacatgccgtacttacatgtatttttgagaACGAAagctaatacatgtaatataaagaacactatatatcaagctTGTATTTTTCAGACGTAAGTTAAATAGAGAGGCCTTGCGAGAATCTGTCATTTTTGCCAAAAGAATAACAGGCCCGGAAGCTGTAAAGCTGAGGATCGTAGATAAGATCGAAACGGAGACAAACTTGATATCCGGAAGTAAACAGATAGGATTTGAAGCTCTGGGGAAAAATGTGATTAAAAGAGATGATTTGCATATGATGAAGAAAGACATGATACCACGAACCATTGGTGTATCCAAACTTTGAGGAATTAAACATGCCCACAAACTGAGATATTTCGAAAAGGTTTTATCTTAACTACCGCGTATatacaaaagaaattattttgtgCCTGTGTGTAAGATATTATACAGAGATTAGATATTTATATCTTCCCCATTATTGTTTGAACGAACCGATATTTTTCacctttgtttttaaaaaagttctTTTGGGCGCATTAGTCATTAAATTGTACGAAACTTACATTCTGCTATGACTTAACTATAACGACGTTACTTTATTTTCTATGTTATATTCTGAAAAGCCCGGCAGTGGAAGCTTTAAATATTATATCAAATGGTGAACGTTATCATTCTCTCTtcaggtacattgtatacaCAATTAAGACATACATGtgacttaaaggacacatctcatgttttcaaagtatacaatattacatgcattttgtcttctttatgcttatagtaattaattctaatagttcgccgaaattttgcgataattaaccacaatacagacttaaatctaagccccgatttcaaaaagtcaaattaattaggtaggtagtcacgtggtacagtgacgtcacatgcgcccttcggattgtgaaagtactgcgagatattattaaaaactcaacttttaggggcctaatttatttaccatgggcaacatttaaatcgatgttgacaaattgtctgagttttatatgtgttcgccaccagtgcacacatataacgatgtaaatacccaaatatagcgagtaaagcgtgtatgaaatcggcaatattgtgagtaaataatgtttatatgggtcgctgtctacaaactgttaggggatgttattcctttatacatctgtaattgacgctgtttttctaaaataaacagtgcaatcattatttttggattagacaaattatgatacgttaaattgttgacaactaggccctatgcaaggctattgtcacgcgtgcatttcggaaagaaagaaaaagacaacacacacaaatcaataaaaatattcaaatttaaagtggtaatcacattattttattttgataaagcaatcttattactatttttgaattgtgatctgcacgtctttaggaagtacgatgtgggagcacggcgttatagcctactgacgcactcaagatgctacgagttcaataaggaaataattttataattcaatttaaagttaggaaatacaatattctattatttgtataattaaaagttcaattattttgtatctttaattttttttcttgtttgtaaatctaacagttggtagaagttacattgtatcgtcgatatatgttggtacaaggtgaaggtcagttgatccgagtgtgtattgaatttgaagagcaaaacagaatgtatataggcctaccagtgcttatagcttcgatatatccattttctcgcagtttatcagggtctatGTCCAAGcggtgtttgaaaaggtgactgggtgtgttttataaggtaaagttcttgctctaacaaaaaaattatccgtCTTTtatctcgtaccttccttcgaaaaatactcagtctaaatcctttctaccgacaactagtacacccgagcacggcacaaaacatcttaatgcattattatttacaagctgttaacgagataattggttttttgtcgattaaatctaatctgtttatgaaatggctataatagatgttttcaaaccccgagagcgcatatgacgtcacataatggcgcgtaaactagcgaacgaaaatatgcatatcgcaagatttgaatttcatcacttttcaactcgaaaactacgcaaaatatttaatttaaaacacatttaaagtagttttaggcataaaaagagtaattttgctgaaaaaagtttagaaacatgcgttgtgtcctttaagctTACTGTGAACAAAGCGAATACTGTAGAATATATAAGAGTCACCAAAAAAATGACAGCTGACCTAATCGCTCAACATTGTACATTTGCGATTTCAAACAATTGTCTATATATCTGCAGTTTACATAAATGCAGTGTGTAATTTCGTTGTTACGTGTTATTGGTTACTGGAATTCAAGcaaattaaaagataaaacCTCGTATTTTTTTCCCAGAATGATGACcctaacatttttttaaaaattctaacatCCGTTATGACCGTAAATTTATGATGACCGTAAAATACATCACATTGCCCccgctcccccccccccctttttaagtTTAATCCGGATTTTGTTTATTCTGGAATCATATTAACTTGTGGTCCCCtaagatttaaaatattgtctaatcCAGCAATTTTCTATACAACTAATGATGTACGGATTAGACaatttttattataataatatCAACAAAACTAACAATCTACTATTACATATGGAGTTTGTTACATCTaataaattgataataaaaaaatcttttaaaacgCTACCGAATGTCAATTAATTTACCAGAATTTTAGTTAGTACCCACAAATATTTTGTGTATGCAATATCCAGAAATGTTTTCCAacaggggagggggtgttacaATGTTGAAACACCAACTTCCAAAAATGAAGGTTTGCAGATCTATTTATTTAGATACCATTAACAATAGATCGGATGATATGGGGAAATGTTGTTGTCACTATTGGCATCAAAGCgtcgtaccccccccccccccccccgaactgTTTTCAATACTAAGGAGAGACATGGTGTTGATTCAGGAGGAGGTTTCACACTTCGGAGAGAGTAGGGCTTacggcagatgtgaccggtctacaggggatgcttacccctcctaggcagctgatcccaccctggtgtgtccaggtgtccgtgtttgcccttatttttattttgtattccatttAGGAGttatcgttatcttcacctcatGAATAGATTTTCATTACACCGTTCTGTGGTTCGAATTGTTATGTTGGTAGCCAAACGAAATGCACAACTATCTTCTTCACCTGGAAATATGCACAGTAACATTAATAAATCGATAATGTTAAGCATACTGACTACATGTTGGTAACCGCCCCTACCAGGATCAACTGCCGAGTAAAACATCAGAATAAAAGAGgatcacatattttaaaaatatagcaTTCTATG encodes the following:
- the LOC125656873 gene encoding uncharacterized protein LOC125656873 — protein: MGITVDFQNDGCALLTMRNGQNRWNLTTLKEFNDALDEVEKSESARILVTTGEGRFYSNGIDVNWLKTQSRDTSAKYFTALLDTMWRVIHFPLPTVAAINGHCFAGGAFLALCHDYRVMRSDRGWISWNETLISLRIPGQLFEILERKLNREALRESVIFAKRITGPEAVKLRIVDKIETETNLISGSKQIGFEALGKNVIKRDDLHMMKKDMIPRTIGVSKL